agaaataataataatatttaaagaacAAGGAAACTTATTTACCGCTGTGTAAAACTGGtttgtttatataaattaattaatacagacgttatatatgataataatttttttctttatatagtGGAAGACAGGATGCGTTGTGGCAGGgtctaattttattaagtattatGTTACGAaggtaaattaataatggagGATAATTATAGATCGATAGTTATGATAAATCATGATCTAAGTCGagggaaaaaattaatgacggCTGATGGTCAGCaacagatatttattttaattaaatcaatacattttttgaaatcaCCATGAGCGTTTTTTTATGATGTGTGTTAGACTTTTGTAGGCTCTTTCTTTGATGAGCAAGGAACTTTTTCGTCACCGTAGGCCTGAAATATcggatattttttaactttgagatttatttaaattttacactaaaaaatcgggagtgaaatcggattttatttgaatccaaAGTCACTCAGTCACTTGGAgttttggaatttaaaaaaaatgactccgcatacggagtaaagggagaatttttttcaggagtggtctggattttatttaaatccgggttcactccgattcggagttttagaattaaaataaactccgcttcagagtaaatttcactcctagaggagtaaataaataaacagtcatccactccggatttaatccgcgttcactccgtaattttttaaagtgaattatgctgtcgactaaaATTGGAACAAGAAGTTGAGTCAccaccctgattaaacaactgaattcgagcgaattaaaaattttaattctgttatattctgtcgaattctgcaaaacagaattcaactgaattgaaaatttgaatttgaattaaacagaataaaaccgatttaaaaatttcaaattcgttttaattcagtttaattcggattcaggaCCAGAAAtcggagaattattttcgaattaaaccgaatagaattatttaaatttgttttaatttggacaaattctgtttttcctgccgaatgagacagaattcatttttaagttaggtaccgaattaacagaatttatctgaattaaatagaattaaaaatttaattctgtttatttcgatcgaattcagttgtttaatcagggcaaAAAATTACCATACTGTACtatccctggtggaaatttttcggacttttcgctgaaaaactttgaaaaagtttttagaactttagaattgagtttttcagagaaaattccgaaaaatttccaccagggataattattattgtgagcctttgaaaatttttaattctctactaTAAAACCTATTTTAGACAAATAGTTTAAATTTCCACTACAATTTATCAATAAGTTTTAACTTTATGACATTTTAATACCGCGGCGTACTAATAATTTGACGACTCAATTTCCTGTTTCAAGCTTCGTCGacaacataataaaaatacgtatatctaaaaatattaacttttttcattgaagATGCACGACGACGTCTACTAGAAGGCGTCATAAATTTCCCTGCCATGTCTTGTACGGTTTTGTAGAAATTTTGCGCCATTTCAGGAGCTTTGGCAAACAGTTCTTTTCCAGCATTCATAAAACCTTCAGCTACTTTTTTCATAGCGGACGCTGCTTGGTCAAAACCAGGTATTTGTCGGGTCAtctaattaattcatttatttatttatttattaagtaagTTTCGTTTAAATGCACGGGGCagctgaataaataaataataaaacttacgCGGTGTAATTCCACTTGAGACCGAGCATCGAcagactaaaaaatattaagttttgTAACATTTGACATAACAGTAAATTTaccacttttattttttttcgcgcgaaaattcaaaaatttgaatttattaagaaattacagtttcaaaatttacaattatcgTTTATGTAatctcatatatataatatataatttatatttgcgGTTATTCAGTCGACCGGTAATTTTACCACCGGGTTAGTCGTGTTACCacgaaaatgtaaatatatatgaaatacaaaaagtaaatgaaataaaaaaatttaacctgGATTTCATTAAAAGAAGGGACAGCACGACGACTTCTATTAGAGTGACCTCCCATTTTCTCATGGATTTTCTTGCCCATTTCATGAGCTTTTGCTGCCATATCCTTTCCATGATTCATCCCATTTTCACTCATGTTTTTCATAGCCGACATTCCTTGATCCATACCAGGTCCTTTGCCAGACCTTTCGAACGCTTGGCGAGttatctaataaattaatcaattaattaattaataaattaaataaatagttaatttgataatcaatcaataaaatttttcttacacgATGCAAAACAGATTCAGTGTACTGAGCATTGAcaagctaaaaaaaatcggtattaaaatttaaaaatatctacaaGTTAAAAAGTCTATTGAAAAGCGAATCCTACCAGTCCACTgcagaaaatgataaatagcACCGACATATTTGTGGAATTCATTTTGTCACACAAAAATGAAGACTTTGGTCCCTCTGGGCTTACTGTGGTATCTTTTGGCCTGAACTTGTCATTTTATATGAAGCTACAAGtccaattaaaatataacGTGAAGATAATCGGGTGTTTCTGAATGGCAAaagattttcatcaaaattatttatttttagatccaggaaatgataatttattattcttatttattgtaacgaatacaataatttattttttgttaaatatatataaataattaccttaattacCTAGTTTctagatttaattatttaatatatataattatgtaacaAATTATGGATCattattttgagtaattaaaatgtatacaaattagtgtatattttttgttacataactatggtaattttttagtaatgagatatttaaattaataatttttagaatttgaattaaaaattatttttcgtgtaataaaattaataattaatgcggACATATTATTTGTACtgtgatactttttttaaaataattattagatcctataaatatgtaaggattttttaattaaacaaaaaattcataaataattaattacttatatttaaattaataattttttgaatttgaatttgaattaaaaattatttttcgtgtaataaaattgaaaattaatacgGACATATTTGTACtgtgatacttttttttaaaaaataattagattctataaatatgttaagattttttaattaaacaaaaaattcataaataattaattacttacatttaaattcataatttttagaatttgaattaaaaattatttttcgtataataaaattaataattaatgcggACATATTTGTACTgtgatacttttttaaaaataataattagatccTATAAATATGcaaggattttttaattaaacaaaaaattcataaataattaattacttatatttaaattaataattttttgaatttgaatttgaattaaaaattatttttcgtgtaataaaattgaaaattaatacgGACATATTTGTACtgtgatactttttttaaaaa
The DNA window shown above is from Microplitis mediator isolate UGA2020A chromosome 1, iyMicMedi2.1, whole genome shotgun sequence and carries:
- the LOC130669164 gene encoding uncharacterized protein LOC130669164, producing MNSTNMSVLFIIFCSGLLVNAQYTESVLHRITRQAFERSGKGPGMDQGMSAMKNMSENGMNHGKDMAAKAHEMGKKIHEKMGGHSNRSRRAVPSFNEIQSVDARSQVELHRMTRQIPGFDQAASAMKKVAEGFMNAGKELFAKAPEMAQNFYKTVQDMAGKFMTPSSRRRRASSMKKAYGDEKVPCSSKKEPTKV